Proteins from one Mercurialis annua linkage group LG7, ddMerAnnu1.2, whole genome shotgun sequence genomic window:
- the LOC126656735 gene encoding PLAT domain-containing protein 2-like, with the protein MAGYKALFESVMSQETCVYSISIKTGSRSDAGTDAVVSLKLSNMQDSAINIQNLEKYGIMEAGHDYFENNNLDFFNFPGPCLTIPVCYIKLSHDNSGNKPGWYINYVEINTAGGSITPTKIRFDVSQWLSDGEPPYQTYTSRDFCADKEKRSAGIESVVDVAI; encoded by the exons ATGGCTGGGTATAAGGCGTTATTTGAAAGTGTTATGTCTCAA GAAACGTGTGTATATTCGATATCAATAAAAACAGGATCAAGAAGTGATGCAGGAACGGACGCTGTGGTAAGCCTTAAACTGTCAAACATGCAGGATTCTGCTATAAACATTCAGAACTTGGAAAAATATGGGATAATGGAGGCAGGCCATGACTACTTTGAAAACAATAATTTGGATTTCTTCAATTTTCCAGGACCATGCCTAACTATTCCAGTTTGTTATATCAAACTGAGTCATGATAACAGTGGTAACAAGCCTGGCTGGTACATTAACTATGTCGAAATCAACACTGCTGGTGGTTCAATAACGCCTACAAAAATACGGTTCGATGTGAGTCAGTGGCTTTCTGATGGTGAGCCACCATATCAAACATATACCAGCAGGGATTTCTGTGCTGATAAAGAGAAGCGTAGTGCGGGGATTGAGTCTGTTGTTGATGTTGCCATATGA